A genomic stretch from Flavobacterium humidisoli includes:
- a CDS encoding alpha/beta hydrolase-fold protein — MKSILKFFAVTVLFFIGQNGYSQDPNFHVYLSFGQSNMEGAAPIEAEDKANVDPRFQVLEAVNCLELNREIGKWYTAVPPLCRCKTGLTLTDFFGRTMVAHLTKNIKVGVVNVAVGGCKIELFDKDNFENYMKTAPDWMLGMIKEYNGSPYARLVEMAKIAQKTGVIKGILLHQGESNTGDTLWPKKVKIVYDNLMKDLNLDPKKVPLLSGETVHEDQNGKCASMNKIIATLPQTIPTSYVISSKGCAVASDLLHFNAAGYKELGNRYAEKMLSLLGYKADNSTEPFIVQAPVGFDQINTTIPAGKVETISYNSKTVGTVRKATIYTPPGFSKNKKYPVLYLLHGIGGDEKEWLNGGSPQIILDNLYAERKLQPMIVVMPNGRAMKDDSASGNIMAPDKVQAFADFEKDLLNDLIPFVEKKYNVFKDREHRAIAGLSMGGGQSLNFGLKNLDKFAWIGGFSSAPNTKKTEELVPNPEETKKKLKLLWISCGDNDWLIENSKRTHDYLFKNNVPHIYYLEPGVHDFKVWKNSLYMFSQLLFKPVDESSFAKYTVLGTTPETNIRNAKYPQVLPDNRVIFKVNAPEALKVQIDLGRKYDMQKDAYGVWNVTTDVINGGFNYYSLLIDGVAVADPSSETFYGMGRMASGIEIPKRDGDFYELKTVPHGEVRTMKYFSKATNSWREMYVYTPPEYETATEKFPVLYLLHGGGEDQRGWSAQGKANLILDNLIAANKAKKMLIVMLDGNMGNTGGIAGFSEETLKAFENELKNGAIPFVESNFKVATDSKNRALAGLSMGGLQTLYAGIKNSELFSSLGVFSSGWWANNSKLADPQYEFIKNNAQSINGNLKKLWISMGGKEDIAYENCQIMLKKFDQLGLKYSYSEYSGGHTWPVWRHDLLMYSQLLFN, encoded by the coding sequence ATGAAATCAATACTTAAGTTTTTCGCAGTTACAGTTCTTTTTTTCATTGGACAAAATGGATATTCTCAAGATCCAAATTTTCATGTCTATTTAAGTTTTGGACAGTCTAATATGGAAGGCGCAGCGCCAATAGAAGCTGAAGATAAGGCAAATGTAGATCCTCGTTTTCAGGTTTTGGAAGCGGTAAACTGTCTAGAATTAAATCGCGAGATAGGCAAATGGTACACCGCTGTTCCGCCATTATGCCGATGTAAAACCGGATTAACACTAACAGATTTTTTTGGAAGAACAATGGTTGCTCATCTTACTAAAAACATAAAAGTAGGAGTGGTAAATGTTGCAGTTGGAGGTTGTAAAATTGAGCTTTTTGATAAAGATAATTTCGAAAACTACATGAAAACAGCACCAGACTGGATGTTGGGAATGATTAAAGAATATAATGGGAGTCCGTATGCAAGACTTGTTGAAATGGCAAAAATTGCGCAAAAGACCGGCGTTATAAAGGGAATTTTACTGCATCAAGGAGAATCAAATACAGGCGACACACTTTGGCCCAAAAAGGTCAAAATTGTATACGACAATTTGATGAAAGATTTGAATTTAGACCCTAAGAAAGTGCCGCTGCTTTCTGGAGAAACGGTTCATGAAGACCAAAACGGTAAATGTGCAAGTATGAATAAAATCATTGCAACATTGCCTCAGACCATTCCAACGTCATACGTAATTTCATCAAAAGGCTGTGCAGTTGCTTCAGATTTATTGCATTTTAATGCGGCTGGATATAAAGAATTAGGAAATCGCTATGCAGAAAAGATGCTTTCTTTATTAGGTTATAAAGCAGACAATTCAACAGAACCTTTTATAGTCCAGGCACCAGTAGGTTTTGATCAGATAAACACGACAATTCCAGCAGGAAAAGTAGAAACGATAAGTTATAACTCGAAAACAGTGGGAACAGTCAGAAAAGCAACTATTTATACACCGCCAGGGTTTTCAAAAAATAAAAAATACCCAGTTTTATACCTTTTGCATGGAATTGGAGGAGACGAAAAAGAATGGCTGAACGGAGGAAGTCCGCAGATTATATTAGATAACCTTTATGCAGAAAGAAAACTCCAGCCGATGATTGTGGTAATGCCAAACGGAAGAGCCATGAAAGATGACAGCGCTTCTGGAAATATTATGGCACCAGACAAAGTACAGGCATTTGCAGATTTTGAAAAAGATCTATTAAATGATTTAATTCCTTTTGTTGAAAAAAAATATAATGTTTTCAAAGACAGAGAACATCGTGCCATTGCAGGATTATCTATGGGAGGCGGACAGTCTCTGAATTTCGGTTTAAAGAACTTAGATAAATTTGCTTGGATAGGGGGATTTTCATCTGCCCCTAATACGAAGAAAACAGAAGAGTTAGTGCCTAATCCTGAAGAAACTAAAAAGAAACTGAAACTCCTTTGGATTTCTTGCGGAGATAATGATTGGCTGATTGAAAACAGTAAACGCACCCACGATTATTTATTTAAAAACAATGTGCCACACATTTATTATCTAGAGCCTGGAGTTCATGATTTTAAAGTATGGAAAAACAGTTTATACATGTTTTCACAATTACTGTTTAAGCCCGTTGACGAATCGAGTTTTGCAAAATATACTGTTTTAGGAACCACACCCGAAACGAATATTCGTAATGCTAAGTATCCTCAGGTATTACCTGACAATAGGGTAATCTTTAAAGTCAACGCGCCTGAAGCTTTGAAAGTGCAGATAGATCTAGGACGAAAGTACGATATGCAGAAAGACGCGTATGGAGTATGGAATGTGACAACCGATGTAATCAACGGAGGGTTTAACTATTACTCCCTTTTGATTGATGGTGTAGCAGTTGCAGATCCGTCAAGTGAAACCTTTTATGGAATGGGACGTATGGCAAGCGGAATAGAAATTCCTAAAAGAGATGGAGATTTTTATGAATTGAAAACCGTTCCGCATGGTGAGGTAAGAACAATGAAATACTTTTCGAAAGCAACTAATTCTTGGCGTGAAATGTATGTATATACACCGCCAGAATATGAAACCGCGACCGAAAAATTTCCTGTTTTATATCTTCTGCATGGAGGAGGCGAAGACCAGAGAGGATGGAGCGCTCAAGGAAAAGCAAATTTAATTTTAGATAATCTCATTGCAGCAAACAAAGCAAAGAAAATGCTCATTGTAATGCTTGATGGAAATATGGGGAATACAGGCGGTATTGCCGGTTTTAGCGAAGAAACATTAAAAGCATTTGAAAACGAGTTGAAAAATGGTGCAATACCTTTTGTAGAAAGTAATTTTAAAGTTGCAACTGATAGTAAAAATAGAGCTTTAGCCGGTTTGTCAATGGGAGGACTGCAGACACTTTATGCGGGAATTAAAAATTCGGAACTATTCTCAAGCCTCGGCGTATTCAGTTCGGGCTGGTGGGCAAATAATTCAAAATTAGCTGATCCTCAATATGAGTTTATAAAAAACAATGCGCAGTCTATTAATGGTAATCTAAAAAAATTGTGGATTTCGATGGGAGGAAAGGAAGACATCGCCTACGAGAATTGTCAGATAATGTTAAAAAAGTTTGATCAGCTAGGTCTTAAATACAGCTATAGCGAATATTCTGGCGGACACACATGGCCAGTATGGAGACATGATTTATTGATGTACTCACAGTTATTATTCAATTAG
- a CDS encoding glycoside hydrolase family 43 protein — protein sequence MTTRKLPFLFLIGFLCVFSLTAQEKNSKKKTNKQAPIFSNVVYRGDDQIFKNNPLNEDEFYSPILQGCYPDPAITRKGDDYYMVCSSFAMFPGVPIFHSKDLVNWTDLGGVLNNVSEFNPHDTGISAGVYAPGITYNPHNDTFYMIVTAFTGNMGNIIVKTKDPKKGWGSPIKLAFNGIDPSIFFDDNGKGYVVHNDAPDKGKELYEGHRVIKVWEYDLEKDQVITGTDKIIVDGGVDLSKKPIWIEAPHLYKKDNHYYLMCAEGGTGGNHSEVVFISDSPKGPFKPASNNPILTQRYFPQNRPDKVDWAGHADLVLGPDNKYYGVFLAIRPNEKDRVNAGRETFMLPVDWSGTFPVFENGLVPMKPKLKMPKGVVNKTGKDGFFPNGNFTFTENFTSEKLDYRWIGLRGPREHFISIVKKGLQINPFPVNIKELRPTSTLFYRQQHNTFSFETTLDYIPNSEKDLAGIVCLQNEQFNYVFGVTKKGKDTYVLLERTENGQSEIIASAKIEINGSMRLQVKAAGDNYQFSYALNGADFQNLGSAVSGDILSTNVAGGFTGALVGLYATASNNAIPK from the coding sequence ATGACTACAAGAAAATTACCCTTTTTATTCCTAATAGGATTCTTATGTGTTTTCTCTTTAACAGCTCAGGAGAAAAATTCAAAGAAAAAAACAAATAAACAAGCTCCTATATTTTCGAATGTGGTATATCGGGGAGATGACCAGATATTTAAAAATAATCCATTAAACGAAGATGAATTTTATTCTCCAATTCTGCAGGGATGTTATCCAGATCCAGCCATTACAAGAAAAGGAGACGATTACTATATGGTATGTTCTTCATTTGCCATGTTTCCAGGAGTGCCCATTTTTCATTCTAAAGATTTAGTAAACTGGACTGATTTAGGAGGGGTATTGAATAATGTTTCAGAGTTTAATCCGCATGATACAGGGATTAGTGCTGGGGTTTATGCGCCAGGAATTACTTATAATCCTCACAATGATACTTTCTATATGATTGTAACGGCATTTACCGGAAATATGGGAAATATTATTGTAAAAACGAAGGATCCGAAAAAAGGATGGGGAAGTCCAATTAAATTGGCTTTTAACGGAATTGATCCTTCCATTTTCTTCGATGATAACGGTAAAGGTTATGTGGTACACAACGATGCTCCAGATAAAGGAAAAGAATTATACGAAGGTCATCGTGTGATTAAAGTATGGGAATACGATCTAGAGAAAGATCAGGTTATTACTGGAACAGATAAAATTATAGTCGATGGCGGAGTTGATCTTTCTAAGAAACCAATATGGATTGAAGCTCCTCATTTATATAAAAAAGACAATCATTATTATTTAATGTGTGCCGAAGGAGGTACAGGCGGTAATCATAGTGAAGTTGTTTTTATTAGTGATAGTCCAAAAGGCCCTTTTAAGCCAGCATCCAATAATCCGATTCTTACTCAAAGATATTTTCCTCAAAACAGGCCCGATAAAGTAGATTGGGCAGGACATGCCGATTTAGTGCTTGGTCCTGATAATAAATATTATGGCGTATTTTTAGCAATTCGTCCCAATGAAAAAGACAGAGTAAATGCTGGACGAGAAACGTTTATGCTGCCCGTAGATTGGTCTGGGACTTTTCCTGTTTTTGAAAATGGCCTAGTTCCAATGAAGCCAAAATTAAAAATGCCAAAAGGTGTAGTAAATAAAACGGGTAAAGATGGTTTTTTTCCTAATGGCAATTTTACATTTACAGAGAATTTTACCTCAGAAAAACTAGATTACAGATGGATAGGATTAAGAGGTCCGAGAGAGCATTTTATTTCTATTGTTAAAAAAGGATTGCAGATTAATCCGTTTCCAGTAAATATCAAAGAATTAAGACCAACTTCAACATTATTTTACAGACAGCAGCACAACACTTTTTCTTTTGAAACCACATTAGACTATATACCTAACTCCGAAAAAGATTTGGCAGGAATAGTATGCCTTCAAAATGAACAATTTAATTATGTTTTTGGAGTAACTAAAAAAGGAAAAGATACTTATGTGCTACTAGAAAGAACAGAAAATGGCCAATCAGAAATCATAGCTAGTGCAAAAATTGAGATCAATGGTTCAATGCGTCTGCAAGTTAAAGCTGCAGGAGATAATTATCAGTTTAGTTATGCTTTAAATGGTGCCGATTTTCAAAATCTGGGAAGCGCAGTCTCAGGAGATATCCTTTCAACAAATGTAGCGGGAGGATTTACAGGTGCTTTAGTAGGTTTGTATGCTACTGCATCCAATAATGCAATCCCGAAATAA
- a CDS encoding glycoside hydrolase family 3 C-terminal domain-containing protein gives MKRKKIKYQILILFSFLCSAQNNIAKFPFQDTSLTFEERVENLVSQLTLEEKVAQMLNAAPAIPRLGIPAYDWWNETLHGVARTPFKTTVFPQAIAMAATFDKNSLFKMADYSALEGRAIYNKAVELKRTNERYLGLTYWTPNINIFRDPRWGRGQETYGEDPYLTAVLGDAFVKGLQGDDPKYLKAAACAKHYAVHSGPESLRHTFDVDVTPYELWDTYLPAFKKLVTGSKVAGVMCAYNAFRTQPCCASDILMNDILRKEWQFDGYVTSDCWAIDDFFKNHKTHPDAESAAADAVYHGTDIDCGTDAYKSLVAAVKNGKITVEQINISVKRLFMIRFKLGMFDPVSMVKYAQTPSSVLECEEHSNHALKMARQSIVLLKNEKNTLPLSKKLRKIVVLGPNADNSISILGNYNGTPSKLTTVLQGIKEKVSTDTEVVYEKAVNFTNDTLLVYKDLKSQYSYEGKQGFKAEYFNNKTLSGPSETTRTESEINHSWQEGEMVTQKIKANHFSARYTTNFKADENGSITFEIRADDGYRFFIDGKPVINAWEKNRWGEKIYKLQTKKDTVYKLVLEYWQGEGKAEVSLQTGNFIKTDFNNLIERHKNADAFIFAGGISPQLEGEEMPVDAPGFKGGDRTSILLPEIQTQLLKALKSSGKPVVFLMMTGSAIAVPWEAENIPAILNIWYGGQSAGTASADVIFGDYNPAGRLPVTFYKSDSDLSSFIDYNMDNKTYRYFKGTPLYGFGHGLSYTEFKYSELKIQDRIKKGQPVTISVKVTNSGKMEGEEVSQLYLINQDSAIKAPLKSLKGFERFNLKPGESTVVSFNLSPEDLSYVTEDGSLKQYEGKIQIAIGGSQPDEKKQAKNNIITQILKIEK, from the coding sequence ATGAAAAGAAAAAAAATAAAATATCAGATTCTAATATTATTCTCCTTTTTGTGCTCTGCCCAAAATAACATAGCAAAATTTCCTTTTCAAGATACTAGTCTCACTTTTGAAGAACGAGTCGAAAACTTAGTCAGCCAACTAACATTGGAAGAAAAAGTAGCACAAATGCTAAATGCTGCGCCCGCAATACCAAGACTTGGAATTCCTGCTTATGATTGGTGGAATGAGACTTTACACGGTGTGGCAAGAACTCCTTTTAAAACCACAGTTTTTCCGCAGGCTATTGCAATGGCCGCAACTTTTGATAAAAATTCACTTTTTAAAATGGCGGATTATTCTGCCTTGGAAGGAAGAGCTATCTATAATAAGGCCGTTGAGCTTAAACGAACAAATGAACGCTATTTAGGACTCACCTACTGGACTCCTAATATCAATATTTTTCGAGACCCAAGATGGGGCCGCGGACAGGAAACCTATGGAGAAGATCCTTATTTAACAGCTGTGTTAGGTGATGCTTTTGTAAAAGGTCTTCAGGGAGATGACCCCAAATACTTAAAAGCTGCCGCCTGCGCAAAACATTATGCTGTGCATAGCGGACCAGAATCTCTGAGACATACTTTTGATGTTGATGTTACTCCTTATGAACTTTGGGATACTTACCTGCCGGCCTTCAAAAAATTAGTAACTGGATCCAAAGTAGCTGGGGTCATGTGCGCCTATAATGCATTTAGAACACAGCCCTGCTGCGCAAGTGATATTCTTATGAATGATATTTTGAGAAAAGAATGGCAGTTTGACGGATATGTCACATCGGATTGTTGGGCTATTGATGATTTTTTTAAAAATCATAAAACTCATCCTGATGCCGAATCAGCTGCAGCAGATGCTGTTTATCACGGAACTGATATAGATTGTGGAACCGATGCCTACAAATCACTTGTAGCGGCTGTTAAAAACGGAAAAATAACTGTCGAACAGATTAATATTTCTGTAAAACGTCTTTTTATGATCCGTTTTAAATTAGGAATGTTTGACCCTGTTTCAATGGTTAAATATGCACAGACTCCAAGTTCTGTTTTAGAATGCGAAGAACATAGCAATCATGCTTTAAAAATGGCTAGACAATCTATAGTCCTTCTTAAAAATGAAAAAAACACATTACCCTTAAGCAAAAAACTCAGAAAAATTGTTGTTTTAGGACCAAATGCAGATAATTCCATCTCCATTCTTGGAAATTACAACGGAACGCCGTCTAAGTTAACCACAGTATTACAGGGAATAAAAGAAAAAGTAAGTACGGATACAGAAGTTGTTTATGAAAAAGCCGTCAACTTTACGAATGATACATTATTGGTTTACAAAGATCTTAAAAGTCAATATTCATACGAGGGAAAACAAGGTTTTAAAGCGGAATATTTTAATAATAAAACATTATCTGGCCCATCAGAAACCACAAGAACGGAGTCTGAAATAAACCATTCATGGCAGGAAGGAGAAATGGTCACCCAAAAAATTAAAGCAAATCATTTTTCAGCACGATATACCACCAATTTTAAAGCGGATGAAAATGGCTCAATCACTTTTGAAATTCGTGCAGATGATGGCTACAGATTCTTCATTGATGGGAAACCAGTCATAAATGCTTGGGAGAAAAACCGATGGGGAGAAAAAATCTATAAACTGCAGACCAAAAAAGATACAGTATACAAATTAGTGCTAGAATACTGGCAGGGTGAAGGAAAAGCCGAAGTGTCTCTGCAAACAGGAAATTTTATAAAAACCGATTTCAATAATTTAATTGAGCGTCATAAAAATGCAGACGCATTCATTTTCGCAGGCGGTATTTCACCTCAGCTAGAAGGTGAAGAAATGCCAGTAGATGCGCCAGGATTTAAAGGAGGAGATCGTACTTCTATCTTGCTTCCTGAAATACAGACACAACTTTTAAAAGCCCTTAAATCTTCTGGGAAACCAGTAGTTTTTCTGATGATGACAGGTAGTGCAATAGCGGTTCCGTGGGAAGCGGAAAACATTCCTGCAATACTTAATATATGGTACGGCGGGCAATCTGCTGGAACTGCCTCTGCTGATGTTATTTTTGGCGATTATAATCCTGCCGGAAGGCTTCCCGTGACTTTTTACAAAAGCGACTCCGATTTATCTTCATTTATTGATTATAATATGGATAACAAAACATACCGCTATTTTAAAGGCACTCCATTATATGGCTTTGGCCATGGTTTAAGTTATACTGAGTTTAAATACAGTGAATTAAAAATCCAAGACAGAATCAAAAAAGGACAGCCGGTCACTATTTCTGTTAAGGTGACCAATTCAGGAAAAATGGAAGGAGAAGAAGTCTCGCAATTGTACTTGATCAATCAAGATTCAGCAATAAAGGCACCTTTAAAAAGTCTTAAAGGATTTGAAAGATTTAATTTGAAACCAGGCGAAAGTACTGTCGTAAGCTTTAATCTTTCTCCAGAAGACCTTTCCTATGTAACCGAAGATGGAAGCTTAAAACAATATGAAGGTAAGATTCAAATCGCTATAGGAGGCTCCCAGCCCGATGAAAAGAAACAGGCAAAAAATAATATAATAACTCAAATTCTAAAAATAGAAAAATAA
- a CDS encoding sensor histidine kinase, with product MNLPSTEENLKEKIKELTCLYEISKIISKSNSIDIQTLYEIIFSTKKAWRYNLDAVVEIHILDYHISTSEKKNPTIFQSSTLQIKNMDPGYIKVHYPSAKYTQDDFNEDEQKLLDTIAIEIGNYIEKFQTLERKAVLRRTIERMERLSLLGEMTAGIAHELNTPLGNILGFAELIKEQNSDPEISADIEIIINSVIYSREIVKKLMFFSCEMPQKLELQELKPIIVFALSFLKSNFQKKAIKHELIFKDETIITKVDSVQITQVLFNLLINAIYASPEKSTIKIIVDHDETNLYLKIEDQGTGIPDAIKEKIFEPFFSTKPVNYGCGLGLSVVHGIIKNHNGEITLQNNFPNGSIFIIRIPLS from the coding sequence ATGAATTTACCGTCTACCGAAGAAAATCTTAAAGAAAAAATTAAAGAGCTTACTTGTCTTTATGAAATTTCTAAGATTATTTCCAAATCTAATTCTATAGATATTCAAACACTTTATGAGATTATTTTTAGCACAAAAAAGGCGTGGCGTTACAATCTGGATGCCGTCGTAGAAATTCATATTTTAGATTACCATATTTCAACATCTGAGAAAAAAAATCCTACTATTTTTCAGTCCAGTACGCTGCAAATTAAGAATATGGATCCTGGATATATTAAAGTTCATTATCCCTCTGCAAAATATACACAGGATGATTTTAATGAAGATGAACAGAAACTTCTAGATACTATTGCAATAGAAATCGGAAATTATATCGAAAAGTTTCAAACACTGGAAAGAAAAGCAGTATTAAGAAGAACCATCGAACGTATGGAACGTCTTTCCTTGCTTGGCGAAATGACCGCAGGAATAGCCCATGAACTAAATACACCATTAGGCAATATTTTAGGTTTTGCAGAACTTATAAAAGAGCAAAATTCCGATCCCGAAATTAGTGCCGATATTGAAATTATTATTAATTCAGTTATTTATTCTCGGGAGATTGTCAAAAAACTCATGTTCTTTTCTTGCGAAATGCCTCAAAAATTAGAATTACAAGAATTAAAGCCTATTATTGTTTTTGCCTTGTCTTTTCTAAAATCTAATTTTCAGAAAAAAGCAATTAAACATGAATTGATCTTTAAGGATGAAACTATAATAACAAAGGTCGATTCGGTTCAAATTACCCAAGTATTATTTAATCTGCTAATAAATGCTATTTATGCCTCGCCAGAAAAAAGCACCATCAAGATAATCGTAGATCATGACGAAACTAATCTTTATCTCAAAATAGAGGATCAAGGAACAGGAATTCCAGATGCTATAAAAGAAAAAATATTTGAACCATTTTTTTCAACCAAGCCTGTCAATTATGGCTGCGGACTTGGTTTAAGTGTAGTTCATGGCATCATTAAAAATCACAATGGAGAGATTACTCTTCAAAACAATTTTCCAAATGGATCGATTTTTATCATTCGCATCCCTTTATCTTAA
- a CDS encoding sigma-54-dependent transcriptional regulator, which yields MTFKKENILVVDDNNDMLDLIQRQLKSFHYRTYKASSVNEAIEVLKSSDIHLLISDLNMPNISGLELLKYAEEHFPAIPKLVISGIPSVYNVVNAMKSGALDYLTKPFTSEELHKTILDSLKKGASISKTSTNFPDLDNEKSYAGLHGNSSHFRDLIEIIKRVKDTKANVLIEGESGTGKEMIARAIHFTSKLADQPFIVVNCGGIHENLIESELFGHIKGSFTGASENRVGLFQSASGGTIFLDEIGDAPLSVQIKLLRVIQEKEILRVGATKPEKIDVRILCATNSNLEDMVLKGTFREDLYYRINVISIRTVPLRDRKEDLLTLIYLFIEKYSHEYNKSNVQINEKAIEVLMRYNWPGNIRELENVIHRLVIMSDDTITLDHIPENLKYHIHSSDTVFKSLKEYEKEQILKVLAAVNNNKTKAAQILQIDRKTLTQKVL from the coding sequence ATGACTTTTAAAAAAGAAAATATACTGGTTGTCGACGACAATAATGATATGCTGGATTTAATTCAAAGACAATTAAAATCTTTCCATTATCGAACTTACAAAGCCTCTTCTGTAAATGAAGCCATTGAAGTCTTAAAAAGCTCAGATATACACTTACTGATCAGCGACCTCAATATGCCCAATATAAGCGGACTTGAACTATTAAAATATGCGGAAGAGCACTTTCCAGCAATACCAAAGCTTGTAATATCTGGAATTCCATCTGTGTATAATGTTGTAAACGCAATGAAATCGGGCGCATTAGATTATTTAACAAAACCTTTTACAAGTGAAGAACTTCATAAAACCATTTTAGATTCACTTAAGAAAGGGGCGAGTATTTCTAAAACTTCAACTAATTTTCCAGACCTAGATAATGAAAAATCGTACGCAGGTCTCCATGGAAATTCGAGTCATTTTAGAGATTTAATTGAAATAATAAAACGCGTAAAAGATACAAAGGCAAATGTTCTTATAGAAGGAGAAAGCGGTACTGGAAAAGAAATGATTGCAAGAGCTATCCATTTTACCAGCAAACTTGCAGACCAGCCCTTTATTGTAGTAAACTGCGGAGGAATACACGAAAATCTAATAGAATCTGAATTATTTGGACATATAAAAGGTTCTTTTACAGGAGCTTCAGAAAACCGAGTAGGCTTATTTCAATCTGCCTCCGGAGGCACTATTTTTTTAGATGAAATTGGAGACGCTCCTTTGTCTGTACAGATTAAACTATTGCGCGTCATTCAGGAAAAAGAAATTCTACGAGTTGGCGCAACAAAACCAGAAAAAATAGACGTAAGGATTTTATGTGCCACAAACAGCAATCTGGAAGATATGGTTCTAAAAGGTACTTTCAGAGAAGATTTATATTATAGAATAAATGTTATTTCTATTAGAACTGTTCCTTTACGAGATCGAAAAGAAGATTTATTGACATTAATTTATCTTTTTATAGAAAAGTACTCTCATGAATATAATAAATCAAACGTTCAAATAAATGAAAAAGCAATTGAAGTTCTAATGAGATACAATTGGCCAGGAAATATAAGAGAACTTGAAAATGTGATTCATAGATTGGTTATTATGAGCGATGATACTATCACTTTGGATCATATTCCGGAAAATTTAAAATATCATATCCATTCTTCAGATACAGTTTTTAAGTCTTTAAAAGAATATGAAAAAGAGCAAATATTAAAAGTCTTAGCCGCCGTAAATAATAACAAAACAAAAGCAGCACAAATCCTGCAAATTGACAGAAAGACTTTAACCCAAAAAGTTCTTTAA